The Candidatus Binataceae bacterium sequence GCCGAGGCGACGGGCGATCGACGACCGGACCTGCTGGGGGTCTAGCTTTTCACCCTCGATTTCGCTGCTTTTGAGGACATCGGCGGTGAGCGTTTGCAGCACCGCCTCTTGGCGTAGACTAAAGCCTAGCGCCTCCATGTGGCCGATCAGACGACCTTGGCGGTGCCTCACCTCAGCAAGAAGTTCGGCAAGACGCTGGCGGTTCCATTGGAACCGCGGCCAATCGTGAAGCTCGTGGATATACATTAACCGCAGACTCTGCGGATAATATAACCGATAATCACCGCATGGCGAAGTATTCGCCGCACGTTTTACGGCGAATACTTGGATCATCGACGCAGGTTTACGGCGTCCCCTTTCATTAAGCGCTTTGTCGTGCTGGGCCATTTCTCGTTCGCGCGTATGGTCATGTTTCACGATCTCGAAGATTCAAACTGGCCGGCTGAGATTGGGATAATAGGTAATCCAGTCATTTCGGAGCTGTTTGCAGGCGCCGGCGTTGGCACGGGAGCTTTCTTTGCCGACGAGTATCAGGTCGACGATCCGACGATTGCGGCAAAGGTCCCGCTCCTCATTACCGACGCGGATTCAATCGCAGTTCAGCGCGATAGCTGACGTAATGGACGGGAAAAATCTGGCCATCAAAGGCCCACCCGGCACAGGGAAATCCCAGACGATTACCAATATCGTCGCCGCTGCTTTGGCGCGCAGGAAGTCGGTTCTTTTCGTTGCTGAAAAAATGGCGGCCCTCAACGTCGTCAAGGATCGACTGGAGAAGGCTGAGCTCGGTCAGTTCTGTCTCGAACTTCACTCGACGAAAGCGCGCAAAAAGGAGCTTCTCGAATCTCTGGACCAACGGCTGAAGAAGCGAAGTCGGTTTGAGGGCGCCGAAGACCTCGCGCTAGCGATCATAGAATTGGAACGCAACCGCGACCAGCTTGGCGAATACGTCTCTACGATCAATCGCAAGTTTGGTGCGTCAGGCGAGACGATTCATCAGATACTGTGGTCGGAGCAGCGTACGCGAAATGATCGGGATGGCCTTCCGAAAGCGCTCGAAAAGGTCGAGTTAGCGGGTGCTCACAATCTAACGCGTCATGATCTGGCGAACCTGCGGACCAAGCTCGAGGTCTTGGCGAGCGCGTATGCCGACGTCGCGAGCTCGCGAAGGCTGGAAGAGCATCCGTGGTTTGCGATTGGCAACGCACGACTCGACTACTTCGGTCGCGAAAGCCTGATCTCCAGCTTGGGCGCGTGTCGGGAGGCGTTGAATCACCTCCAATGCCTGCTCGCCGAGCTTGGTGAAACAGTCGGGCATAAGTTTACTGCGACCGTAGAGAACGCCGAAAAGGTTAAAGAAACTCTCGCTCGGTTACCCGAACCCACAACTGATCTGAGTGCCGCGGAGCTGTATCCAAAGCTGGTTGATCCAAATATAGCCGCAGTGCTCACAGCATTTTTGGAGGATCAGGCTGACTGGCTAAACGCCGGTCGCAGGCTGGCAGAGTTGGGTCTTGAGCCAGTGGAAGCCGTTAAGGGCGAGGGCGAGTTGCGGAACCTCGCCGTCTTGGCTGCTGAAATTGCCGCAAACGGAGGAGCCGTCGGACTCAACGATGCGGTAAGCGGTCTTGAGGCACACACGATTCGTTTCGAAGAAGCTGTCACTTTGATCGACCGACTGGCAAAGGCTTTCGGTGTCTCAGAACCGATAACGCCTGTGATCGCGATCAAGCTGCTCGATGCCGCGGCGCACGCGGCAGCTCTCCCACCTGAACGCGCCGCTTTCCGTCATGCTCGGTTGGCAGAGGAGGCGGCGCCTGTGGTTCTTCGCCGTGCGCACGGACGCGCAGCCGAACTCCGTCAGAAAGTCAGCACACTCGAGGAACTCTTCGCAATTCCTCTGGACCGGCCAGCACCCGAATTACGCGGACACGCGACTTGTTTGCGGAAAGCGAAATTTCCTTCTTCCTTGTGGCGGAGCGACGTACGCACCGCGAAGCTGCGTTATCGCGAAATAAATCTTACGTCCAAGAGCCCGAAGCGCGGCGAGATGGCGGCGGATTTCGAAGCCGTTGCCGAATGCAATGAGATAGCGACGGGCTTGGCGACTGACGAGCAGCTTCGTGAGTTCTGCGGTCAGCACTTCCGCGGTCACGAAACACCCTTCGAGCATCTTGTCGAGGTAGCCGAGTTCGCGGTCACCATCCGACGTATGTTTGGCGCGGATCAGGGAATTGATCGCTCAGTCCGCGAGCTTCTTCTCGAAGGGGTAAACGAAGCGTTTTTGGAGTTGGGCGCCGCCGCTCGCGGCATGCCCCATGACAAGGTCCGGCTGCTTCTTGAGACGTTAGACCCTCAAGTCAGTCTTGATCTCCAACTGAACCGGCGCTGCGAGCTCTTACGTAAGGCGCTAGATCTCAAAGACCGCGCACTGACGCTGGGGCTCAACTCTGACACTACTCAACTCGCGATATTCCAGGAGTCGGTGGACGCCGTCGGATTGTATCGAGATGCCGAAGCGAGAATAGCTGCCAACGATCAGGCTCGAGAGCTTCTTGGAGCTTATTGGGGTGGACCGCATAGTGATCGTTCTTCGATTAATGGCGCCTTGCAAGCTTCGTCGGCGGTGGAGGTCGCAGCACTGCCAGATTTCTTGCGGCGGTACCTTTACCATGGTGATCGTGACGAACGAATCGTTGCACTGAGACAGTTACGAGAACGCCTAACTGGAGCGCTGAGCGCGGCATTGGAATCCTGGGACCAAGCCAAAGATGGCGGCCATATAGATGAAAAAAACCTTTTCGGCTCAGCGTGTCGGAGATGTGCGCTACGCGATGCCTTAGCGCGAATCGACTCCGCGCTCGCCCATACCGATCAGCTGATTGTTTGGATTACGTTCCTTGCTGCTCGTGCTCAATGTTTCGAGAGTGGGTTGGGCGACATAGTTAATGCCTTCGGCGGAAAGTCGCTAGACGCGGCTCAGCTTTCTCGCGCACTAGAGCGGGTGTATCGACGAAGCTTGGCCCGCGCAGCACTGGCCGAATATCCGGTGCTTAGTCGCATTCAAGGCTCTCAGCTCTCGAAATGCCGGAAACGCTTTCGTGAGCTGGACGAAGAGATAATCAAGCTTCAACGCAAGCAGCTCGCGACAGAGCTCAGTCGACGGCCTATAGATCCCGGTTTTAAAGGCGCAACAGCCAAGGAGCACCGCGGCCTAGCCCTTGTGTACCACGAACTCGGCAAGAAGAAGCGGCACATCCCGGTCCGCGAGTTACTTGGCCGTGCTGGCCGATCGATCCAGCAGTTGAAGCCTTGCTTTCTAATGTCTCCCCTTTCGGTGGCGCAGTTTCTGAAGCCTCATGGTCTTCGGTTCGATTTAGTCGTAATCGACGAGGCTTCCCAGATGCGTCCCGAGGAAGCTTTGG is a genomic window containing:
- a CDS encoding AAA domain-containing protein, producing the protein MDGKNLAIKGPPGTGKSQTITNIVAAALARRKSVLFVAEKMAALNVVKDRLEKAELGQFCLELHSTKARKKELLESLDQRLKKRSRFEGAEDLALAIIELERNRDQLGEYVSTINRKFGASGETIHQILWSEQRTRNDRDGLPKALEKVELAGAHNLTRHDLANLRTKLEVLASAYADVASSRRLEEHPWFAIGNARLDYFGRESLISSLGACREALNHLQCLLAELGETVGHKFTATVENAEKVKETLARLPEPTTDLSAAELYPKLVDPNIAAVLTAFLEDQADWLNAGRRLAELGLEPVEAVKGEGELRNLAVLAAEIAANGGAVGLNDAVSGLEAHTIRFEEAVTLIDRLAKAFGVSEPITPVIAIKLLDAAAHAAALPPERAAFRHARLAEEAAPVVLRRAHGRAAELRQKVSTLEELFAIPLDRPAPELRGHATCLRKAKFPSSLWRSDVRTAKLRYREINLTSKSPKRGEMAADFEAVAECNEIATGLATDEQLREFCGQHFRGHETPFEHLVEVAEFAVTIRRMFGADQGIDRSVRELLLEGVNEAFLELGAAARGMPHDKVRLLLETLDPQVSLDLQLNRRCELLRKALDLKDRALTLGLNSDTTQLAIFQESVDAVGLYRDAEARIAANDQARELLGAYWGGPHSDRSSINGALQASSAVEVAALPDFLRRYLYHGDRDERIVALRQLRERLTGALSAALESWDQAKDGGHIDEKNLFGSACRRCALRDALARIDSALAHTDQLIVWITFLAARAQCFESGLGDIVNAFGGKSLDAAQLSRALERVYRRSLARAALAEYPVLSRIQGSQLSKCRKRFRELDEEIIKLQRKQLATELSRRPIDPGFKGATAKEHRGLALVYHELGKKKRHIPVRELLGRAGRSIQQLKPCFLMSPLSVAQFLKPHGLRFDLVVIDEASQMRPEEALGAIARGGQLVVVGDPMQLPPTFFF